The Methylacidimicrobium sp. B4 genome contains a region encoding:
- the ltrA gene encoding group II intron reverse transcriptase/maturase encodes MMNGPKKSDLAIVAEKPTNKAGKPAAEPVEPRARTEGNTHQQSTDRTQGRVRVSQALERVRQVAKARKKERFTALLHHISVDLLRQSFYALKRNAAPGVDGVRWSDYEANLESNLQGLHDRVHRGAYRALPSRRKYIPKPDGRQRPLGIASLEDKLLQRAVVAVLNAIYEEDFLGFSYGFRPKRSQHDALDALATGIQRRKVSWILDADYRSFFDTVSHEWLIRFLEHRIGDERILRLIRKWLKAGVLEAEVVTESEAGTPQGATVSPLLANVYLHYVFDLWVQQWRKRHARGDMIIVRYADDSVLGFEYEADAQRFLAEMGTRSKAFSLQLHPDKTRIIRFGRFAALNRKERGRGKPETFNFLGFTMICGQKRTGGFQLLRRTRRDRLQRTIQRVKEELQRRRHQPIPDQGKWLAQVVRGFYAYHAVPTNYPALRLFRVRIAQLWKRALSRRGQRGQLTWKQMPKLVDAWLPPPRILHPWPERRFAVKHPRWEPCA; translated from the coding sequence ATGATGAACGGACCCAAGAAGTCTGACCTCGCCATAGTAGCTGAGAAGCCGACGAACAAGGCCGGGAAACCGGCGGCGGAGCCGGTGGAGCCAAGGGCGAGGACCGAGGGGAACACGCATCAGCAAAGCACGGACCGGACTCAGGGCCGGGTTCGCGTGTCACAGGCGCTGGAGCGTGTACGGCAAGTAGCAAAGGCGAGGAAGAAGGAACGGTTCACTGCGCTGCTCCACCATATCAGCGTCGATCTACTCCGTCAGTCGTTTTACGCACTCAAGCGCAACGCGGCTCCCGGAGTGGACGGGGTGAGATGGTCGGACTACGAGGCAAACCTGGAGAGCAATCTGCAAGGTCTGCATGATCGGGTTCATCGGGGCGCGTACCGGGCACTGCCCAGCCGGAGGAAGTACATTCCAAAGCCGGATGGGCGGCAGCGGCCGTTGGGCATCGCGTCGTTGGAGGATAAGCTCCTCCAGCGGGCGGTGGTGGCGGTGCTGAATGCGATCTACGAGGAAGATTTCCTCGGGTTCTCGTATGGATTCCGGCCGAAGCGCAGTCAGCACGATGCGCTGGATGCTTTGGCAACCGGCATTCAACGACGGAAGGTGAGCTGGATACTCGACGCAGATTATCGAAGCTTTTTCGACACGGTGAGTCATGAATGGCTTATTCGTTTCCTGGAGCATCGAATCGGCGACGAGCGCATCCTCCGTCTGATCCGCAAATGGCTGAAGGCGGGAGTACTGGAGGCGGAGGTTGTCACGGAGAGCGAAGCAGGCACGCCTCAGGGTGCGACGGTGTCGCCCCTGTTGGCCAACGTCTATTTGCATTACGTGTTCGATCTCTGGGTGCAACAGTGGCGGAAACGCCACGCCCGCGGGGACATGATCATAGTGCGCTACGCCGATGATAGTGTCCTCGGCTTTGAGTATGAAGCCGATGCCCAGCGGTTTCTGGCGGAGATGGGGACGCGGTCGAAGGCATTCTCGCTGCAACTGCATCCGGACAAGACACGGATCATTCGGTTTGGCCGTTTTGCGGCTCTCAATCGAAAAGAACGTGGTCGGGGCAAACCGGAGACCTTCAACTTTCTCGGCTTTACCATGATCTGTGGCCAGAAGCGCACGGGTGGCTTCCAACTTCTGCGAAGAACCCGCCGCGACCGTCTGCAGCGCACGATACAGCGCGTGAAAGAGGAATTGCAGCGAAGGCGGCACCAGCCGATTCCTGATCAAGGAAAATGGCTGGCGCAGGTGGTCAGGGGCTTTTATGCATACCACGCAGTGCCGACGAACTATCCGGCGCTGCGGCTGTTTCGGGTTCGCATTGCACAGCTCTGGAAGCGCGCGTTGTCACGGCGTGGCCAGCGCGGTCAGTTGACCTGGAAGCAAATGCCCAAACTCGTTGATGCCTGGCTGCCACCACCGCGTATTCTGCATCCTTGGCCCGAGCGTCGCTTCGCCGTCAAGCACCCAAGGTGGGAGCCGTGTGCCTGA
- a CDS encoding transposase has protein sequence MCPGGVPQGASLPGKQLYLFAERLSTAQMASNQLRLYFSALAYALVEALRRLALQGTEWANAQVDTLRLKLVKIGTLVRVSVRRVLLSMSSAYPWKHLFTHVFQMLRC, from the coding sequence ATCTGTCCGGGGGGCGTTCCGCAAGGAGCGTCCCTACCGGGAAAACAGCTCTACCTCTTTGCCGAGCGCCTCTCGACCGCGCAAATGGCCAGCAATCAGCTTCGCCTCTACTTTTCGGCTTTGGCCTATGCCCTGGTCGAAGCGCTGCGACGGCTGGCTCTGCAAGGAACGGAGTGGGCCAACGCCCAGGTCGACACCCTCCGGCTCAAGCTCGTCAAGATCGGCACGCTGGTCCGTGTCAGCGTCCGACGCGTCCTCTTGTCGATGAGCAGCGCCTATCCTTGGAAGCACCTCTTCACCCACG